A single Pseudomonas brassicacearum DNA region contains:
- a CDS encoding alpha/beta fold hydrolase: MRPEIAVLDIQGQYRVYTEFYRADAAQKTIILVNGSMATTASFAQTAKNLYPQFNVVLYDQPYAGKSKAHNRHEQMLTKEIEGQILLELIDHFAAEHVLSFSWGGAATLTALAQQPRRIEKAVISSFSPVLNAPMRDYLERGVDYLGSLDGDRVGHLVNSTIGKHLPPLFKRFNYRHVSSLAEHEYGQMHFHISDVLHSDQLCYVNAAKKINVPVLFLNGEWDEYTAADDARLFADHVQHSSFSTLQATGHFLDMEHKAACRDSRNALMGFLTPEHHESRPRYSYVQGHHALAI; encoded by the coding sequence ATGAGGCCAGAAATCGCTGTGCTGGATATACAGGGTCAGTATCGGGTTTACACGGAGTTCTATCGCGCAGACGCCGCACAAAAGACCATCATTCTGGTCAACGGCTCAATGGCCACCACCGCGTCGTTTGCACAGACCGCCAAAAACCTCTACCCGCAATTCAATGTTGTGCTGTACGACCAACCCTACGCGGGCAAGTCAAAAGCTCACAACCGACATGAGCAAATGCTGACGAAAGAGATCGAGGGCCAGATTCTCCTGGAACTGATCGACCACTTCGCCGCCGAGCATGTGCTGTCGTTTTCCTGGGGCGGCGCCGCCACGCTGACCGCCTTGGCGCAGCAGCCACGGCGCATCGAAAAAGCGGTGATCAGCTCGTTCTCGCCGGTACTCAATGCGCCAATGCGCGACTACCTGGAACGCGGTGTGGATTATCTGGGCAGCCTGGACGGCGACCGTGTCGGGCACCTGGTCAACAGCACCATCGGCAAGCACTTGCCGCCGCTGTTCAAGCGCTTCAACTATCGCCACGTCAGCAGTTTGGCCGAGCACGAGTACGGGCAGATGCACTTCCACATCAGCGATGTGCTCCACAGCGATCAGTTGTGCTATGTCAACGCCGCGAAAAAAATCAATGTACCGGTGTTGTTCCTGAACGGCGAATGGGACGAATACACCGCGGCCGACGACGCCAGGCTCTTTGCCGATCACGTGCAGCACAGCAGCTTCAGCACGCTGCAAGCCACCGGGCACTTCCTGGACATGGAACACAAAGCCGCCTGCCGCGACAGCCGTAACGCCTTGATGGGTTTCCTCACACCGGAACACCACGAAAGCCGACCGCGCTATAGCTACGTGCAGGGCCATCATGCACTGGCCATCTGA
- a CDS encoding pseudouridine synthase, producing MRVDRFLSNLPRFNRQQVRLLLVERRVRIDGQTVCDPHAQVREFSRVEVDDQVLQAGRPARYFMLHKPPGCVSATRDPQHPTVLDWLDEPDKDDLHIAGRLDFNTTGLMLITNDGSWSRRLTQPQTKLPKVYYVETEQIITAEYADTFARGLYFAFEDLTTQPAELTLLGPRSARLSIVEGRYHQVKRMFGHFNNKVLRLHRERMGPLTLDAHLEPGQYRALSLEEVRLI from the coding sequence ATGCGCGTCGACCGTTTCCTCAGTAATCTGCCGCGATTCAATCGCCAACAAGTGCGCCTGCTGCTGGTGGAACGCCGGGTGCGGATCGACGGCCAGACTGTCTGCGATCCCCATGCCCAAGTCCGAGAGTTCAGTCGCGTTGAAGTCGACGACCAAGTGCTGCAAGCAGGCCGACCGGCGCGCTATTTCATGCTGCACAAGCCGCCCGGCTGTGTCAGTGCGACCCGCGATCCGCAACACCCCACCGTCCTCGATTGGCTGGACGAACCGGACAAGGACGACCTGCACATCGCCGGGCGCCTGGACTTCAACACCACCGGACTGATGCTGATCACCAATGACGGCAGCTGGTCGCGGCGCCTGACCCAACCGCAGACCAAACTGCCCAAGGTCTACTACGTCGAAACCGAGCAAATCATCACGGCCGAATACGCCGACACCTTCGCCCGGGGCCTGTACTTTGCCTTCGAGGACCTCACCACCCAGCCAGCCGAGCTGACGCTGCTGGGGCCCAGATCGGCGCGTTTGAGCATCGTTGAAGGGCGCTATCATCAGGTCAAGCGCATGTTCGGTCACTTCAACAACAAGGTGCTGCGCCTGCACCGCGAACGCATGGGCCCGCTGACGTTGGACGCCCATCTCGAGCCGGGCCAATACCGCGCCTTGAGCCTTGAAGAAGTCCGTCTCATCTGA
- a CDS encoding cysteine-rich CWC family protein → MNKPDLCPACGGANDCTLADPRTADRACWCYGVSIDSAVLEALPAELRDRSCLCPRCAQVEAQLRAKPQPIA, encoded by the coding sequence ATGAATAAACCCGACCTTTGCCCGGCCTGCGGCGGTGCCAACGACTGCACCCTGGCCGACCCTCGAACCGCCGACCGGGCCTGCTGGTGTTACGGCGTGAGCATCGACTCGGCCGTGCTTGAAGCATTGCCGGCCGAGCTGCGTGACCGGTCCTGCCTGTGCCCACGCTGCGCCCAGGTCGAAGCCCAGTTACGCGCCAAGCCCCAGCCGATCGCGTAA
- the atzF gene encoding allophanate hydrolase produces the protein MNFSLRLDDLRNTYRSGELTPRQLLLGLREKAAALNPDYHLFIHLLTAEELEPYLAALESRDLESLPLYGVPFAIKDNIDLAGIPTTAACPAFAYVPPRSATIVEQLLALGAIPLGKTNLDQFATGLNGTRSPYGACRNSVLPDYPAGGSSAGSSLAVALGVASFALGTDTAGSGRVPAALNNLVGLKATLGLISTAGVVPACRTLDCVTTFTATAKEASQLLALTARPDPRDDYSRHNPQWNDGAAFGAPRRFRFGVPRQQDLEFFGCQEGPQLFQEAIERLERLGGEAVELDLSPFLEAARLLYEGPWVAERYSVAGPLMEREPGAVLPVIRAVLAKAPTVDGVQTFRARYRLQALKAQCDRAMDALDCVLTPTIGRPVTLAELAAEPVLRNSELGYYTNFMNLLDYAAVAVPSAFMANGLPWGVTLFGRAFTDQYLLSVADALQRQQDTTLPAPAHPARHDRARLVVCGAHLDGLALNGQLKQRGARLIEATQSSPDYRLHALAGGPPLRPGMLRVSEGGVAIEVEVWELPSSELGSFLTGIPAPLGLGKVQLADGRWESGFICESYGLEGARDISHLGGWRAYLRSLE, from the coding sequence ATGAACTTCTCTCTTCGCTTGGACGACCTGCGTAACACCTACCGCAGCGGCGAACTGACGCCACGCCAATTGCTGCTGGGCCTGCGGGAAAAAGCTGCGGCGCTGAACCCGGACTATCACCTGTTCATCCACCTGCTGACGGCCGAAGAACTGGAACCCTACCTGGCCGCATTGGAAAGCCGCGACCTGGAGAGCCTGCCGCTGTACGGCGTACCTTTTGCCATCAAGGACAACATCGACCTGGCCGGCATTCCAACCACCGCCGCCTGTCCGGCATTTGCCTACGTGCCGCCACGCTCGGCGACCATTGTCGAGCAGTTGCTGGCACTGGGCGCGATCCCCCTGGGCAAGACCAACCTCGACCAATTCGCCACCGGACTCAACGGCACTCGCTCGCCCTACGGCGCCTGCCGCAACAGCGTGCTGCCCGACTATCCGGCTGGCGGTTCGAGTGCCGGCTCGTCGCTGGCCGTGGCCCTGGGCGTGGCCAGTTTTGCCTTGGGCACTGATACCGCTGGCTCCGGTCGGGTGCCCGCGGCGCTGAACAATCTGGTGGGGTTGAAGGCCACCCTGGGGTTGATCTCCACGGCGGGCGTGGTCCCGGCCTGTCGCACGCTGGACTGCGTCACCACCTTCACGGCGACGGCCAAGGAGGCTAGCCAGCTATTGGCGCTGACGGCCCGTCCAGACCCTCGTGACGACTACAGCCGCCACAACCCGCAGTGGAACGACGGCGCCGCGTTCGGCGCGCCCCGGCGCTTTCGTTTCGGCGTCCCGCGCCAACAGGACTTGGAATTTTTCGGCTGCCAGGAAGGTCCGCAGCTGTTTCAGGAAGCCATCGAGCGACTCGAACGCCTGGGCGGTGAAGCCGTGGAACTGGACTTGTCGCCGTTCCTGGAAGCAGCGCGGCTGCTTTATGAAGGCCCCTGGGTGGCCGAACGCTACAGCGTTGCCGGCCCCTTGATGGAACGCGAGCCGGGGGCCGTACTGCCGGTCATCCGCGCCGTCCTGGCGAAAGCGCCTACGGTGGATGGCGTACAAACCTTCCGTGCCCGTTACCGTTTACAAGCCCTCAAGGCCCAGTGCGACCGGGCCATGGACGCGCTCGATTGCGTCCTCACCCCGACCATCGGCCGGCCGGTGACCCTCGCCGAACTGGCCGCCGAACCAGTGCTGCGCAACTCCGAGCTGGGGTACTACACCAATTTCATGAACCTGCTGGACTACGCCGCCGTCGCCGTTCCCAGTGCGTTCATGGCCAACGGCTTGCCCTGGGGCGTGACGCTGTTCGGTCGAGCCTTCACCGATCAATACCTCTTGAGCGTGGCCGATGCCTTGCAGCGTCAACAGGACACGACTTTACCAGCGCCCGCCCACCCGGCACGACACGACCGGGCGCGGCTGGTCGTGTGTGGCGCACACCTGGACGGGTTGGCGCTGAACGGGCAGCTCAAGCAACGCGGTGCGCGGCTGATCGAGGCCACCCAAAGCTCACCGGACTACCGCCTCCATGCCTTGGCCGGCGGCCCACCCCTGCGCCCCGGCATGCTTCGGGTCAGTGAAGGCGGCGTGGCAATCGAGGTGGAGGTCTGGGAACTGCCGAGCAGCGAACTGGGTTCATTCCTGACCGGCATCCCCGCACCGTTGGGGCTGGGCAAGGTGCAACTGGCCGATGGTCGCTGGGAAAGCGGATTCATCTGCGAGTCCTATGGCCTGGAAGGCGCACGGGACATCAGTCACCTGGGCGGATGGCGGGCTTATCTGCGTAGCCTGGAATAA
- the uca gene encoding urea carboxylase — MFEKILIANRGAIACRILRTLRELKVEGVAVYSQADAASLHILQADEAHCLGEGPAAGTYLAVDKLLAIAKSSGATAIHPGYGFLSENAAFAQACEAAGIAFIGPTPEQLRVFGLKHTARDLARRHGVPLLEGTELLDSLDAALLAGTQLGYPVMLKSTAGGGGIGMRVCRSAADLSESFEAVKRLGQNNFSDAGVFIEKYIERARHLEVQVFGDGLGQVIALGVRDCSVQRRNQKVLEETPAPNLPEGMADELCAAAIQLAQAVNYRSAGTVEFVFDSDAGRFYFLEVNTRLQVEHGVTEQVWGVDLVRWMVQLAAGDLPPLNELSQGLKAEGHAIQARLYAEDPGRDFQPSPGLLSAVRFPQADGKQLRIDTWVEAGCQIPPYFDPMIAKVIRWAPTREQARLGLHQALEESLLYGVETNRQYLQQILLDTPFASGQPWTRCLEALVYRANTVEVLSPGTQTSVQDYPGRLGYWAVGVPPSGPMDSRSLRLGNRLLGNEEGAPALEITMNGPLLRFNCNARVAVTGAAIALTLDGEAVPMNTPLSIATGATLAIGNISGAGARSYLCLQGGVQVPDYLGSKSTFTLGQFGGHGGRALCTGDVLHLAPLDAHMTLPPTSAPILELPSVRQIRVIYGPHGAPEYFTERYIQTFFDTAWEVHFNSSRTGVRLIGPKPEWVRADGGEAGLHPSNIHDNPYAIGAVDFTGDMPVILGPDGPSLGGFVCPVTVIEADLWQLGQLKAGDKVRFVPVDISTARSLALQWPPCGNELARDSGLSVPSILDVPPLSRASPLPQVIVSPVVLDIGQDDTRLVARLAGDTHLLLEIGAPELDLVLRFRAHALMQALEHKHLPGVIDLTPGIRSLQVHYQPELMPLADLLPLIVGEWDAVCAAQDLQVPSRIVHLPLSWDDPACQLAIEKYMTTVRKDAPWCPSNLEFIRRINDLPNLDEVQRTVFDASYLVMGLGDVYLGAPVATPLDPRHRLVTTKYNPARTWTAENSVGIGGAYMCVYGMEGPGGYQFVGRTLQMWNRYRDVAAFDGKPWLLRFFDQIRFYPVSADELLRIRRDFPLGRFDLEIEHSQLNLADYQRFLMQEADGIAAFRQRQQGAFDAERERWIASGQAHFDSEEPAIAPSEDSPLTDGQLSVDSHIAGNLWQVQVDVGARVAAGDVLVILESMKMEIPLLAPSAGVVREVRVQPGSAVRAGQRVVVLDRD; from the coding sequence ATGTTCGAAAAAATCCTGATCGCCAACCGTGGCGCCATCGCCTGCCGCATCCTGCGGACCTTGCGTGAGCTGAAGGTCGAGGGCGTTGCGGTGTATTCCCAGGCCGACGCCGCCAGCTTGCATATCCTCCAGGCCGATGAAGCCCACTGCCTGGGCGAAGGCCCGGCGGCCGGTACTTATCTGGCGGTGGACAAGCTTTTGGCCATTGCCAAAAGCAGCGGCGCGACCGCGATCCATCCCGGCTACGGCTTTCTCTCGGAAAACGCTGCCTTCGCGCAAGCGTGCGAAGCTGCCGGTATTGCCTTCATCGGTCCGACGCCAGAGCAACTGCGCGTGTTCGGCCTCAAGCACACCGCCCGCGACCTGGCCCGCCGACACGGCGTGCCACTGCTCGAAGGCACTGAACTGCTCGACAGCCTCGACGCCGCGCTATTGGCGGGCACACAGCTCGGCTATCCGGTGATGCTCAAAAGTACCGCGGGCGGCGGCGGTATCGGCATGCGCGTGTGTCGCAGCGCCGCCGACCTGAGCGAATCCTTCGAAGCGGTCAAGCGCCTGGGTCAGAACAACTTCAGCGACGCCGGAGTGTTCATCGAAAAATACATCGAACGCGCGCGGCATCTGGAAGTGCAGGTCTTCGGCGACGGCCTGGGACAGGTGATCGCCCTGGGCGTGCGCGACTGCTCGGTGCAACGGCGCAACCAGAAAGTCCTCGAAGAAACCCCGGCGCCGAACCTGCCCGAGGGCATGGCCGACGAACTCTGCGCAGCGGCGATCCAACTGGCCCAGGCCGTGAACTATCGCAGCGCCGGCACCGTGGAGTTCGTGTTCGACAGCGACGCGGGGCGCTTCTACTTCCTGGAAGTGAACACCCGCCTGCAAGTGGAACACGGCGTCACCGAACAGGTGTGGGGCGTGGACCTGGTGCGCTGGATGGTACAACTGGCGGCCGGTGATTTGCCGCCACTGAACGAGTTGAGCCAGGGTTTGAAGGCCGAGGGCCACGCAATCCAGGCGCGCCTGTATGCCGAAGACCCAGGCCGGGATTTCCAGCCAAGCCCGGGGCTGCTGAGCGCCGTGAGATTCCCGCAGGCCGATGGCAAACAGTTGCGCATCGACACCTGGGTCGAGGCCGGTTGCCAGATCCCGCCCTACTTCGACCCGATGATCGCCAAGGTCATTCGTTGGGCGCCAACCCGCGAGCAGGCACGGCTGGGCTTGCATCAGGCGCTGGAGGAAAGCCTGCTGTATGGGGTGGAGACCAACCGCCAATACCTGCAACAAATTCTTCTCGACACACCGTTTGCCAGTGGCCAGCCCTGGACCCGCTGCCTGGAAGCGTTGGTCTATCGCGCCAACACCGTTGAAGTGCTCAGCCCCGGCACCCAGACCAGCGTTCAGGACTATCCCGGCCGCCTCGGTTATTGGGCGGTGGGGGTGCCGCCGTCGGGGCCGATGGACAGCCGTTCGCTGCGCCTGGGCAATCGCCTCTTGGGCAACGAAGAAGGTGCGCCGGCATTGGAAATCACCATGAACGGGCCGCTGCTGCGTTTCAACTGCAATGCCCGGGTGGCGGTGACCGGTGCGGCGATTGCCCTCACGCTCGACGGCGAAGCGGTGCCGATGAACACACCGTTGTCGATTGCTACTGGTGCCACCCTGGCGATCGGCAACATCTCTGGCGCCGGGGCGCGCAGCTACCTGTGCCTGCAAGGTGGCGTGCAAGTACCGGATTACCTGGGCAGTAAAAGCACCTTCACCCTCGGTCAGTTTGGCGGCCACGGCGGACGCGCGTTGTGCACCGGTGACGTATTGCACCTGGCGCCGCTGGACGCGCACATGACGCTGCCGCCAACGAGCGCGCCGATCCTGGAACTGCCAAGCGTGCGGCAGATCCGCGTGATCTACGGTCCCCACGGCGCGCCGGAATATTTCACCGAGCGCTACATCCAGACCTTCTTCGACACGGCCTGGGAAGTGCACTTCAACTCCAGCCGCACTGGCGTGCGCCTGATCGGGCCGAAACCCGAATGGGTCCGCGCCGACGGCGGCGAGGCCGGGCTGCACCCTTCCAACATCCATGACAACCCCTACGCCATCGGCGCCGTGGACTTCACCGGCGACATGCCCGTCATCCTCGGCCCCGACGGCCCGAGCCTGGGCGGTTTCGTCTGCCCGGTGACGGTGATAGAAGCGGACCTGTGGCAGTTGGGGCAGCTCAAGGCGGGGGACAAGGTGCGGTTCGTGCCGGTGGATATCTCCACCGCCCGATCACTGGCCCTGCAATGGCCCCCCTGTGGGAACGAGCTTGCTCGCGATAGCGGTCTGTCAGTCCCATCGATTTTGGATGTCCCGCCGCTTTCGCGAGCAAGCCCGCTCCCACAGGTGATTGTGTCGCCTGTGGTGTTGGATATCGGCCAGGACGACACCCGCCTGGTGGCGAGATTGGCCGGCGACACCCACCTGCTGCTGGAAATCGGCGCCCCCGAATTGGACCTGGTGCTGCGCTTTCGCGCCCATGCCTTGATGCAGGCGTTGGAACACAAACACCTGCCCGGCGTGATCGACCTCACGCCAGGCATTCGCTCGCTGCAAGTGCACTATCAACCCGAGCTAATGCCCCTGGCCGACCTGCTGCCCCTCATCGTCGGTGAATGGGACGCGGTGTGCGCCGCGCAGGACCTGCAAGTGCCGTCGCGCATCGTCCACCTGCCGCTGTCCTGGGATGATCCGGCCTGTCAGTTGGCCATCGAAAAATACATGACCACGGTGCGCAAGGACGCGCCGTGGTGCCCGAGCAACCTGGAGTTCATCCGACGCATCAACGACCTGCCCAACCTCGATGAAGTGCAACGCACGGTGTTTGATGCCAGCTACCTGGTGATGGGCCTGGGGGACGTCTACCTCGGCGCACCGGTCGCCACGCCGCTCGACCCACGCCATCGACTGGTGACCACCAAATACAACCCGGCCCGAACCTGGACCGCGGAAAACTCGGTGGGCATCGGCGGCGCCTACATGTGCGTGTACGGCATGGAAGGTCCTGGCGGCTATCAGTTCGTCGGGCGCACGTTGCAGATGTGGAACCGTTATCGGGACGTTGCCGCCTTCGACGGCAAGCCCTGGCTGCTGCGGTTCTTCGACCAGATCCGCTTCTACCCGGTCAGCGCCGACGAACTGCTGCGCATCCGTCGGGACTTCCCCCTGGGCCGCTTCGATCTGGAGATCGAGCACAGCCAGCTCAACCTCGCTGACTACCAGCGTTTCCTGATGCAGGAAGCCGACGGCATCGCCGCGTTCCGCCAACGGCAACAAGGCGCCTTCGACGCCGAGCGCGAGCGTTGGATCGCCAGTGGCCAGGCGCATTTCGACAGTGAGGAACCGGCCATCGCACCGAGCGAAGATTCGCCGCTGACTGACGGTCAACTGAGTGTCGACAGCCACATCGCCGGCAACCTCTGGCAGGTGCAGGTAGACGTTGGCGCACGGGTCGCCGCCGGTGATGTGCTGGTCATTCTGGAGTCGATGAAAATGGAAATCCCGCTGCTTGCGCCCTCGGCCGGCGTGGTGCGCGAGGTGCGCGTCCAGCCAGGTTCTGCGGTGCGCGCCGGACAGCGCGTCGTGGTGCTGGACCGTGACTGA
- a CDS encoding urea amidolyase associated protein UAAP2: MSLAIATVQKLPDAAIYRATIPAGEPWLVEVKAGQTLRILDLEGNQAVDTLFYSLANPKERYDVQRTLRRQNSVYLSTGSVLYSNLGQPMLTIVEDTCGRHDTLGGACAQESNTVRYALEKRYMHSCRDNYLRACAHDGRLGKGDIGPNINFFMNVPVTADGGLTFEDGISAPGKYVDLRAEMDVIVLISNCPQLNNPCNAYNPTPAELLIWN; the protein is encoded by the coding sequence ATGTCACTCGCCATCGCCACCGTACAAAAGCTGCCTGACGCCGCCATCTATCGCGCCACCATCCCCGCCGGGGAACCATGGCTGGTGGAGGTCAAGGCAGGCCAGACCCTGCGCATTCTCGACCTGGAAGGCAACCAGGCGGTCGATACGCTGTTCTACAGCCTGGCCAACCCCAAGGAACGCTACGACGTGCAGCGCACCCTGCGCCGGCAGAACAGCGTGTACCTGAGCACCGGCAGCGTGCTGTATTCCAACCTAGGCCAGCCGATGCTGACCATCGTCGAAGACACTTGCGGACGCCACGACACCCTCGGCGGCGCCTGCGCCCAGGAAAGCAACACCGTGCGCTACGCCCTGGAAAAACGCTACATGCACAGCTGCCGCGACAACTACCTGCGGGCCTGCGCCCACGACGGTCGGCTGGGCAAGGGCGACATCGGGCCGAACATCAACTTCTTCATGAACGTGCCGGTCACCGCCGATGGCGGCCTGACCTTCGAAGACGGGATCTCGGCGCCCGGCAAATACGTCGACCTGCGGGCCGAGATGGACGTGATCGTGTTGATCTCCAACTGTCCGCAACTGAACAACCCGTGCAACGCCTACAACCCCACGCCAGCGGAGCTCTTGATATGGAACTGA
- a CDS encoding urea amidolyase associated protein UAAP1: MTDSTQLFAPFAEELLPGGGHRSFVLKRGQLLRLTDLRGGANVSLTLLNANEKTERLNLPDSLKCQHTAKLTAGHCLYSDMGRVLAAITADTCGWSDSLGGVLCAEEVAEKYGQGRYQELRNGFFRNGTDNLLVELGKWGLGLSDLLMTLNLFSRVDVDEAGGFHFVEGNSRAGDYIELYAPMDTLVVLTALQHPMDPNPHYAPQPLKLSWMNADASVAEHCRHSRPENQRGFINTDRLFA; this comes from the coding sequence ATGACCGACTCGACCCAATTGTTTGCACCTTTCGCCGAAGAACTGCTGCCCGGTGGCGGCCACCGTTCCTTCGTGCTCAAGCGCGGCCAACTGCTGCGCCTGACCGACCTGCGCGGCGGGGCCAACGTGAGCCTGACGCTGCTCAACGCCAACGAGAAAACCGAACGCCTGAACCTGCCCGACAGCCTCAAATGCCAACACACCGCCAAGCTCACCGCCGGCCATTGCCTCTACTCCGACATGGGCCGGGTGCTGGCGGCCATCACCGCCGACACCTGCGGCTGGAGCGACAGCCTGGGCGGCGTGCTCTGCGCCGAGGAAGTCGCTGAAAAATACGGTCAGGGCCGTTATCAGGAACTGCGCAACGGCTTCTTTCGCAACGGCACCGACAACCTGCTGGTGGAACTGGGCAAGTGGGGGCTGGGCCTGTCCGATCTGCTGATGACCCTCAACCTGTTCAGCCGGGTCGATGTCGATGAGGCCGGAGGCTTTCACTTCGTTGAAGGCAACTCCCGGGCCGGCGACTACATCGAGCTGTACGCGCCGATGGACACTCTGGTGGTGCTGACCGCGCTGCAACACCCGATGGACCCGAACCCGCACTACGCCCCGCAACCGCTCAAGCTCAGTTGGATGAACGCGGACGCCAGCGTCGCCGAGCACTGTCGCCATTCGCGCCCGGAAAACCAGCGCGGCTTCATCAACACCGACCGCCTGTTCGCCTGA
- a CDS encoding ABC transporter ATP-binding protein, protein MSFITVNNIWQQYADQVVLERLNLSVSEGEFCTLVGASGCGKSTFLRLLLGQERASRGHILLDGEPLAGEPDASRGVVFQRYSVFPHLSVLDNVTLGLELPRSPLLGRLFGSAKRQAREEAAQLLDKVGLGHALDKYPAQLSGGMQQRLAIAQALIMKPRVLLLDEPFGALDPGIRKDMHALLLELWRETRLTVFMVTHDLSEGFSLGTRLLVFDKVRVDPHAPGAYGARITYDIPLNSDRRTARAAVDALPAELAGTLRIA, encoded by the coding sequence ATGAGCTTCATTACAGTGAACAACATCTGGCAACAGTATGCCGATCAGGTGGTGCTGGAGCGTTTGAACCTGAGCGTCTCTGAGGGCGAGTTCTGTACGCTGGTGGGGGCCTCGGGTTGCGGCAAGTCGACCTTCCTGCGGTTGCTGCTGGGCCAGGAACGCGCCAGTCGCGGGCACATTCTCCTGGACGGCGAACCCTTGGCCGGCGAACCGGATGCCAGCCGCGGTGTGGTGTTCCAGCGTTACTCGGTGTTCCCGCACCTGAGCGTGCTGGACAACGTGACCCTGGGCCTGGAGTTGCCGCGCTCACCGCTGTTGGGACGGCTGTTTGGCAGCGCCAAGCGCCAGGCCCGCGAAGAAGCCGCGCAACTGCTGGACAAGGTCGGCCTCGGCCATGCGCTGGACAAATACCCGGCGCAACTGTCCGGCGGCATGCAACAGCGGCTGGCGATCGCCCAGGCACTGATCATGAAGCCGCGTGTCCTGCTGCTGGACGAGCCCTTCGGCGCCCTCGACCCGGGCATTCGCAAAGACATGCATGCCTTGTTGCTGGAGCTGTGGCGCGAAACCCGGCTGACGGTGTTCATGGTCACCCATGACCTGTCCGAAGGTTTCAGCCTCGGCACGCGCCTGCTGGTGTTCGACAAGGTCCGTGTCGACCCGCACGCCCCCGGCGCCTATGGCGCGCGCATTACCTACGACATTCCATTGAACAGCGACCGCCGCACCGCCCGTGCCGCCGTCGACGCCCTGCCCGCCGAACTGGCCGGCACGTTGCGTATCGCTTGA
- a CDS encoding ABC transporter permease, whose amino-acid sequence MRLINRYPDRPSRLLLVILPFALVLFAYFMGSAERLTDNPNDKLLPSAVQMADAVKRLAFTADARSGDYLLWQDTASSLRRLAIGLGISALAGLCLGIAAGTLPLFGAPLSPLLTVVSMVPPLAILPILFIVFGLGELSKVMLIVIGITPCLARDLEQRAREIPPEQLIKAQTLGASTWTLLLRVVLPQLLPRLLISLRLMLGSAWLFLIAAEAIASTDGLGYRIFLVRRYLAMDVILPYVVWITLLAWLMDWGLKRLTRRAFPWYEGAKA is encoded by the coding sequence ATGCGCCTGATCAACCGCTACCCGGATCGTCCCAGCCGCTTGTTGCTGGTGATCCTGCCATTCGCGCTGGTGTTGTTCGCCTACTTCATGGGCTCGGCCGAACGGTTGACGGACAACCCCAACGACAAACTGCTGCCCAGTGCCGTGCAGATGGCCGATGCGGTGAAACGCCTGGCCTTCACCGCCGACGCCCGCAGTGGCGATTACTTGCTCTGGCAAGACACCGCCTCGAGCCTGCGTCGGTTGGCCATCGGCCTGGGCATCAGCGCCCTGGCCGGGCTGTGCCTGGGCATAGCCGCCGGTACGTTGCCGCTGTTTGGCGCACCGCTGTCGCCGTTGCTCACCGTAGTGTCGATGGTGCCGCCGCTGGCCATCCTGCCGATCCTGTTCATCGTCTTCGGCCTGGGAGAACTGTCGAAAGTGATGCTGATTGTGATTGGCATCACCCCGTGCCTGGCCCGCGACCTGGAACAGCGCGCCCGGGAGATTCCGCCCGAGCAGCTGATCAAGGCCCAGACCCTCGGCGCTTCGACCTGGACCCTGCTGCTGCGGGTGGTGCTGCCGCAACTGCTGCCGCGCCTGTTGATTTCCCTGCGGCTGATGCTGGGTTCGGCCTGGCTGTTTCTGATCGCCGCCGAAGCCATCGCCTCTACGGATGGGCTGGGCTATCGGATTTTCCTGGTGCGACGTTACCTGGCGATGGACGTGATCTTGCCGTATGTGGTGTGGATCACCCTGCTCGCCTGGCTGATGGACTGGGGCCTCAAGCGCCTGACCCGCCGAGCGTTCCCCTGGTACGAGGGGGCGAAGGCATGA